A single region of the Solirubrobacterales bacterium genome encodes:
- a CDS encoding ATP-dependent metallopeptidase FtsH/Yme1/Tma family protein: MNPMAKRALVPILFLILVVFLVTRLMAPSPNKQEQSFGDFNQQLTAGEITKVTMDTANNGLQVTLKPNVPKDRRTYKTAYPPEFAPQLTKEISAQQKKQGLKSLTFDVRPSNRSSLGSLLTLFLPILLLLAFWLFIFGRMQGGGGGRVMSFGKSRAKRMTADTPKITFKDVAGVDEAVEELQEVKEFLEDPRRFQALGARIPKGVLLYGPPGTGKTLLARAIAGEAGVPFFSISGSDFVEMFVGVGASRVRDLFEQAKQNNPCIIFMDEIDAVGRHRGAGMGGGNDEREQTLNQLLVEMDGFETKDNVILIAATNRPDVLDPALLRPGRFDRQVAVDRPDRKGRIQILKVHTRGKPMAPSIDLEKLAGQTPGFTGADLANLINESALLAARDGLKAIAEKQLEEGIMRVIAGPEKKSRLMSDKERLITAYHEMGHALVGHYLPGCDPVHKISIINRGQALGYTISMPTEDKFLTSRSELTDTMAMTLGGRAAEEVIFGEITTGASNDLEKVTETAKQMVMRFGMSEKLGPSVFGHNRGQPFLGREFSSEPDYSDEIASEIDSELRRLVENAHQTAHRVLEEHREKLDRISKILIRQETIEADQFLRLLDGDPEDEVFKAPEPETPPAESSGRPLPERPVPGRGARPTPLPRPGLAGGGAE, encoded by the coding sequence ATGAATCCAATGGCCAAACGGGCGTTAGTCCCGATTCTCTTCCTGATCCTCGTCGTCTTTCTGGTGACGAGGCTCATGGCGCCGTCTCCCAACAAGCAGGAGCAGTCCTTTGGCGACTTCAACCAGCAGCTCACCGCTGGCGAGATCACGAAGGTCACGATGGACACGGCCAACAACGGCCTTCAGGTAACTCTGAAGCCGAACGTCCCGAAGGATCGACGCACTTACAAGACGGCGTACCCGCCGGAGTTCGCGCCCCAGCTGACCAAGGAGATTTCCGCTCAACAAAAGAAGCAGGGCCTCAAGAGCCTGACCTTTGATGTACGCCCGAGCAACCGCAGTTCGCTCGGCAGCCTGCTCACGCTCTTCCTGCCGATCCTCCTGCTGCTTGCCTTCTGGCTCTTCATCTTTGGGCGTATGCAGGGCGGCGGCGGCGGCCGAGTCATGAGCTTCGGCAAGAGCCGCGCCAAGCGAATGACCGCAGACACCCCGAAGATCACGTTCAAGGACGTGGCTGGTGTTGATGAAGCAGTTGAAGAGCTCCAGGAAGTCAAAGAATTTCTCGAGGACCCTCGCCGCTTTCAGGCGCTCGGCGCTCGTATCCCCAAGGGCGTTCTGCTCTACGGACCTCCGGGCACCGGCAAGACGCTGCTCGCCCGCGCAATCGCTGGCGAGGCAGGCGTGCCATTCTTCTCGATCTCTGGATCGGACTTCGTCGAGATGTTCGTCGGCGTCGGTGCAAGCCGCGTCCGCGACCTCTTCGAGCAGGCCAAGCAGAACAATCCGTGCATCATCTTCATGGACGAGATCGACGCAGTCGGCCGTCACCGTGGCGCCGGCATGGGCGGCGGCAACGACGAGCGTGAACAGACGCTCAATCAGCTGCTCGTCGAGATGGATGGATTTGAGACCAAGGACAACGTCATCCTGATCGCGGCAACCAACCGCCCTGACGTTCTTGACCCCGCGTTGCTTCGTCCCGGCCGATTTGACCGCCAGGTCGCAGTCGACCGCCCGGACCGCAAGGGCCGCATCCAGATTCTCAAGGTTCACACCCGCGGCAAGCCGATGGCGCCATCTATTGATCTCGAAAAGCTCGCTGGTCAAACGCCCGGCTTCACCGGTGCCGACCTCGCAAACCTGATCAACGAGTCTGCCCTTCTGGCAGCGCGCGACGGCCTGAAGGCCATCGCAGAGAAGCAGCTCGAAGAAGGCATAATGCGCGTGATCGCGGGTCCCGAGAAGAAGTCGCGGCTGATGAGCGACAAGGAACGCCTGATCACCGCCTATCACGAGATGGGCCACGCACTCGTTGGGCACTATCTCCCCGGCTGCGACCCGGTCCACAAGATTTCGATCATCAACCGCGGCCAGGCGCTGGGCTACACGATCAGCATGCCGACCGAGGACAAGTTCTTGACCTCGCGCTCGGAGTTGACTGACACGATGGCCATGACGCTCGGCGGCCGCGCAGCTGAAGAAGTCATCTTCGGCGAGATCACCACTGGCGCATCGAACGACCTCGAGAAGGTCACAGAGACGGCCAAGCAGATGGTCATGCGCTTCGGCATGAGCGAGAAGCTCGGACCCAGCGTTTTCGGGCACAACCGCGGTCAGCCGTTCCTGGGCCGCGAGTTCTCCAGCGAGCCCGACTACTCCGACGAGATCGCCTCGGAGATCGACTCCGAGCTGCGCCGCCTCGTTGAGAACGCCCACCAGACCGCGCATCGCGTGCTGGAAGAGCACCGCGAGAAGCTCGACCGAATTTCCAAGATCCTGATCCGCCAAGAAACGATCGAAGCCGATCAGTTCCTGCGCCTGCTCGATGGCGACCCCGAGGACGAGGTCTTCAAGGCCCCAGAGCCCGAAACTCCGCCTGCCGAGTCATCCGGCCGCCCGCTCCCTGAACGTCCGGTTCCCGGTCGTGGCGCGCGGCCTACTCCGCTTCCGCGCCCCGGCCTAGCCGGTGGCGGCGCCGAGTAG
- a CDS encoding cytochrome ubiquinol oxidase subunit I produces the protein MFHHLLSLLPIAEVAQTTGKLGGGSTDQLIWARELQALSLIVHIPLVSFGIAFPAMVLFTEALYLKTGDLLYKRIAKRWSKVIIIFFAIGVVTGTILTFEFGILWPNFMATFGDVFGLAFGLEGFAFFIEAIFLTIYVYGWEKLPPKVHFLSGIPVAITGVLGAFMVISVNGWMNNPVGFDVVNGEIVNIQPFKALFNDFFWHEFVHMYLAGFIVVGFLVGGVYAVAWLRGDRSRYVRTAMIIPLTFAALIAPAQLVVGDWAARVVAKEQPLKLAAMEGLPDTTKNAPFTIAGYWSESEGRIKGGVAIPDLLSLLAFRNPNATVTGLDSVPAEDRPKAINVIRYSFQAMVGIGTLLALLGAYYLFVWARWRRLPKSKWFYRVLAVSGGLSVIALEAGWIVTEVGRQPWVVYGVMRTSEAVTQAEGINILFWVGVAVYTGLLAAVVWLLRRLAGDPERVKEDDQAEGATK, from the coding sequence ATGTTCCACCACCTCCTGTCGCTCTTGCCGATTGCGGAGGTGGCACAGACCACCGGCAAGCTTGGTGGCGGTAGTACTGACCAGTTGATCTGGGCGCGCGAACTTCAGGCGCTCAGCCTGATCGTCCACATCCCGCTCGTCTCCTTTGGCATCGCATTCCCGGCGATGGTGCTGTTCACCGAAGCGCTGTACCTGAAGACCGGCGACCTCCTCTACAAGCGGATCGCCAAGCGCTGGTCGAAGGTGATCATCATCTTTTTTGCGATCGGTGTGGTGACTGGGACGATCCTCACGTTCGAGTTCGGGATCCTCTGGCCCAACTTCATGGCGACCTTCGGCGACGTCTTCGGCCTCGCCTTCGGGCTCGAGGGATTCGCATTCTTCATCGAGGCGATCTTCCTGACGATCTACGTCTACGGCTGGGAGAAGCTGCCGCCCAAGGTGCACTTCCTTTCCGGCATCCCGGTTGCGATCACGGGCGTGTTGGGTGCGTTCATGGTCATCTCGGTAAACGGCTGGATGAACAATCCGGTCGGGTTTGACGTGGTGAACGGCGAGATCGTCAACATCCAGCCCTTCAAGGCGCTCTTCAATGATTTCTTCTGGCACGAGTTCGTGCACATGTACCTCGCTGGGTTCATCGTCGTCGGATTTCTCGTCGGCGGCGTGTATGCCGTGGCCTGGCTGCGCGGCGACCGCAGTCGCTACGTGCGCACGGCGATGATCATCCCTCTCACTTTCGCGGCATTGATCGCGCCCGCGCAGCTTGTGGTCGGAGACTGGGCGGCTCGCGTGGTCGCCAAGGAGCAACCGCTGAAGCTCGCGGCAATGGAGGGCCTGCCCGACACGACCAAGAATGCGCCCTTCACGATTGCCGGATATTGGAGTGAGAGCGAAGGCAGGATCAAGGGCGGCGTGGCGATTCCCGATCTGCTTTCACTGCTTGCCTTTCGCAACCCGAACGCGACGGTGACCGGCTTGGATTCTGTGCCCGCTGAAGACCGGCCGAAAGCAATCAATGTGATCCGGTACTCGTTCCAGGCGATGGTCGGCATCGGCACGCTGCTCGCGCTGCTCGGCGCGTACTACCTGTTCGTCTGGGCGCGATGGCGCAGGTTGCCAAAGTCGAAATGGTTCTATCGAGTACTTGCAGTTTCTGGTGGTCTGTCGGTGATCGCGCTAGAGGCCGGCTGGATTGTCACTGAGGTGGGGCGACAGCCATGGGTCGTCTATGGCGTGATGCGAACTTCTGAGGCCGTCACTCAGGCCGAAGGAATCAACATCTTGTTCTGGGTCGGCGTCGCGGTCTACACCGGACTCCTCGCCGCGGTCGTCTGGCTGCTCCGGCGGCTCGCGGGCGACCCCGAACGCGTGAAGGAAGACGATCAGGCCGAGGGGGCGACGAAGTGA
- a CDS encoding cytochrome d ubiquinol oxidase subunit II, protein MTMYAVLGGADFGAGFWDLTAGTAHNGARMRTIIERAMGPVWEANHVWLIFVLVVLWTAFPTFFGSMMSSLYIPLAIAMFGIILRGTAFALRGQSATMNEARVLGAVFAFSSVIVPFALGTVVGSIASGRVAYGNAASDPVSAFLNPTSIFVGLMAVAFCAYIAAIFLAADSKRFDAEDMVEAFRKRALVSGTVAGLFAIGGLAETRLDAEYLYEGLTSGMGLVSVVVSAVAGGATLALVFTRHTQLPRLTAAVAIAAVTAGWAFAQTPYMLPPGPAGSTLTFEEATGDPTTLWALFIAVLVGLVVLVPSLYWLYKLTLTGEIDPNHRPIEDLEKSDDEVKPLA, encoded by the coding sequence ATGACGATGTACGCCGTGCTCGGCGGCGCAGACTTTGGCGCTGGCTTCTGGGACCTCACCGCCGGTACTGCGCACAACGGCGCGCGTATGAGAACGATCATCGAGCGAGCGATGGGGCCGGTGTGGGAGGCCAATCACGTCTGGCTGATCTTCGTACTGGTGGTGCTGTGGACGGCTTTCCCGACGTTCTTCGGGTCGATGATGTCGTCGCTCTACATTCCACTTGCGATTGCGATGTTCGGGATCATCCTGCGCGGCACCGCCTTCGCGCTGCGTGGTCAGTCGGCGACGATGAATGAGGCCCGAGTGCTCGGTGCTGTGTTCGCGTTCTCAAGCGTGATCGTGCCGTTTGCGCTCGGCACGGTGGTTGGTTCGATCGCGTCCGGCCGCGTCGCCTACGGAAATGCCGCAAGCGATCCAGTGTCCGCGTTCCTCAATCCCACTTCGATCTTCGTCGGCCTGATGGCCGTTGCATTCTGTGCCTACATCGCGGCCATCTTCCTGGCCGCAGACTCGAAACGGTTCGACGCCGAGGACATGGTCGAGGCATTCAGAAAGCGAGCGTTGGTTTCCGGGACCGTCGCGGGACTGTTTGCGATCGGTGGCCTGGCCGAGACGCGCTTGGACGCGGAGTATCTCTACGAAGGCCTCACCTCCGGAATGGGGCTGGTCAGCGTGGTCGTCTCAGCGGTCGCCGGCGGGGCGACGCTCGCGCTCGTGTTCACACGGCACACGCAGCTCCCAAGACTGACTGCGGCCGTCGCGATCGCTGCGGTTACTGCGGGTTGGGCGTTTGCCCAGACGCCGTACATGTTGCCGCCCGGTCCCGCAGGCAGCACGCTCACTTTTGAAGAAGCGACGGGCGATCCCACGACGCTCTGGGCGCTGTTCATCGCAGTGCTCGTCGGCCTCGTCGTCCTCGTTCCATCGCTCTATTGGCTCTACAAGCTGACGCTGACCGGAGAGATCGATCCCAACCATCGACCGATCGAGGATCTCGAGAAGTCTGACGACGAAGTGAAGCCGCTGGCATGA